A part of Microbulbifer sp. MI-G genomic DNA contains:
- a CDS encoding peptidylprolyl isomerase, which yields MMRKLSIFFLCTLLTVPALANNPQVAIKTDLGVIRVELFSSEAPVTVENFLAYADSGFYNGVIFHRVVPGFVIQAGGFTFDFQKKETRNAIVNESANGLQNLRGTLSMARTNDPDSATSQFFINLVDNTRLDAGENKPGYAVFGKVVEGMDVVEKIVQQPRGLHRQYPSAPNTPVRILDAKRVNAGDGVTANKS from the coding sequence ATGATGCGTAAACTCTCTATTTTTTTTCTCTGTACACTGCTCACAGTGCCCGCCCTGGCGAATAATCCTCAGGTGGCAATTAAAACCGATTTGGGCGTGATCCGCGTTGAGCTCTTCTCCAGCGAAGCGCCCGTTACCGTGGAGAACTTCCTCGCCTACGCGGACAGCGGTTTTTACAATGGGGTTATCTTCCACCGGGTGGTGCCGGGGTTCGTGATCCAGGCTGGTGGCTTTACCTTCGATTTTCAAAAGAAGGAAACCCGCAATGCCATCGTCAATGAGTCCGCCAATGGCCTGCAGAACCTGCGCGGCACCCTGTCTATGGCCAGGACGAATGACCCGGACAGCGCTACCTCTCAGTTTTTTATCAACCTAGTGGACAACACCCGCCTTGACGCCGGCGAGAACAAGCCCGGCTATGCCGTTTTTGGCAAAGTCGTGGAAGGCATGGATGTTGTAGAAAAAATCGTGCAACAGCCTCGTGGCCTGCATCGCCAGTATCCCAGCGCACCGAATACGCCCGTACGTATCCTCGATGCCAAGCGCGTCAACGCCGGCGACGGTGTCACTGCCAACAAAAGCTGA
- a CDS encoding pyridoxine 5'-phosphate synthase — protein MIALSANLNKIALIRNAREGNFPDVITHGRVCLDAGAQGLTVHPRPDQRHIRPGDVRNLAALCRERQDTEFNVEGNPFAKPSGGYPGLMALVLETLPDQCTLVPDSSDQLTSDHGFNLKLDSARLLPLIAELKSAGIRVSLFMDPDLEQISLARDVGADRIELYTGPYAQAASGQHRALNDIFAAHCAAAEHALQLGLGVNAGHDLNLVNLPRYRTLPGLQEVSIGHALVVDAIGMGLENAVKAYLDCLAGN, from the coding sequence TTGATAGCGCTCAGTGCCAATCTCAACAAAATTGCTCTGATCCGCAATGCCCGCGAAGGCAACTTCCCCGACGTGATCACCCACGGCCGGGTTTGCCTGGATGCCGGCGCCCAGGGCCTGACCGTGCACCCGCGCCCGGATCAACGCCATATCCGTCCCGGTGACGTACGCAACCTGGCTGCCCTCTGCCGGGAGCGACAAGATACAGAGTTCAATGTAGAGGGCAATCCCTTTGCCAAACCCTCAGGCGGCTATCCCGGCTTGATGGCGCTGGTGTTGGAAACCCTACCGGATCAGTGCACCCTGGTTCCAGACAGCAGCGACCAGCTGACTTCTGACCATGGCTTCAATCTCAAACTCGACAGCGCGCGTTTGTTGCCTCTGATTGCTGAATTAAAAAGCGCCGGCATCCGGGTCAGCCTGTTTATGGACCCGGACCTGGAGCAGATCAGTCTGGCCAGGGATGTGGGTGCGGATCGCATTGAACTTTACACCGGTCCCTATGCCCAAGCCGCCTCCGGCCAGCACAGGGCACTGAATGATATCTTTGCAGCACATTGCGCCGCTGCTGAACACGCCCTCCAACTGGGTTTGGGCGTCAACGCGGGCCACGACCTGAACTTGGTCAACCTACCCCGTTACCGCACCCTGCCCGGGCTGCAGGAGGTCTCCATCGGTCATGCCCTGGTCGTGGATGCCATTGGCATGGGGTTGGAGAACGCGGTTAAAGCTTACCTAGACTGTCTTGCCGGCAACTGA
- a CDS encoding Rossmann-like and DUF2520 domain-containing protein: MQTLNIIGAGQLGKTLGRLWHQSGLFRIQSIHNRTLRSGQAAREFIGAGQACPTLQSMPVADYWLIACQDSEISALAKRLSKRPDNREGTVFFHCSGALSSEALDILRPASIASAHPVHSFADPLRSLDSLPGSSVALEGDGPATRALGGAFNAIGCEIITIEARHKSLYHAGSVFACNYLTTLVDLSLRSFAAAGIERGSALKLLAPIVLQTARNNMTLGPEKSLTGPIARGDLDTVSNQVENLISVDPQMARCYRHLGLACVALAQRGPLSEKSATRLIELLSEPPR; this comes from the coding sequence ATGCAGACCCTCAATATTATCGGCGCGGGCCAACTGGGAAAGACGCTCGGTCGCCTATGGCATCAAAGCGGATTGTTTCGGATCCAATCCATCCACAATCGCACCCTGCGCAGTGGCCAGGCCGCACGGGAATTTATTGGCGCAGGACAGGCCTGCCCCACTCTCCAGTCCATGCCTGTGGCCGATTACTGGCTGATCGCCTGTCAAGACAGCGAAATCAGCGCCCTTGCCAAACGCCTCTCCAAGAGGCCGGACAACCGTGAAGGAACTGTGTTTTTTCACTGCAGCGGCGCCCTCAGCTCCGAGGCACTGGACATACTGCGCCCCGCCTCTATCGCCAGTGCCCACCCGGTGCACAGCTTTGCCGACCCTTTGCGCTCTCTGGACAGTCTCCCTGGCAGCAGCGTGGCTCTGGAGGGAGACGGCCCTGCAACCCGTGCGTTGGGGGGCGCCTTTAACGCGATCGGCTGTGAAATTATCACCATAGAAGCCCGGCATAAGTCCCTCTATCACGCGGGCTCAGTGTTTGCCTGCAATTACCTCACTACACTGGTCGACCTGAGTCTGCGCAGCTTTGCCGCAGCCGGCATTGAGCGCGGCAGCGCACTCAAACTGCTAGCACCGATAGTACTGCAAACCGCTCGAAACAATATGACACTGGGGCCGGAAAAATCCCTCACCGGCCCCATTGCCCGGGGTGATCTGGACACCGTGAGCAATCAAGTGGAAAACCTGATCTCTGTAGACCCTCAAATGGCGCGTTGTTATCGACATCTGGGTCTCGCCTGCGTAGCCTTGGCACAGCGCGGACCGCTGTCGGAGAAAAGTGCGACCCGATTGATCGAACTGCTGAGTGAACCACCACGGTGA
- a CDS encoding TrmH family RNA methyltransferase, whose product MKDTSGYLEKKAFYNSLLTIYGRKPVLEALQNPSLPAHRLHLASSNQRDQVIKRIEALAEARHIEILHWNRKSLSRISKNARQDQGVALDLALPQYSTCDAFIRQQSSIAKKTPFELLALDGITNPQNLGMIIRSACAGGMDGIILPRKGCAQIDPLVIKASTGTLFKTRILRCDTLADALGNFRKTGTQILGLSSHGSVTLTEITGKAPRIFVLGNETHGVCDAVARQCNRLLHIPMKNGVESMNVAVTAALISFRGQL is encoded by the coding sequence GTGAAAGACACCTCTGGATATCTGGAAAAAAAGGCTTTTTACAACAGCCTACTGACCATTTACGGACGCAAGCCTGTACTGGAAGCCCTGCAGAACCCCTCTCTTCCAGCGCACAGACTGCACTTGGCCAGCAGCAACCAACGCGACCAAGTGATCAAGCGTATAGAGGCACTGGCAGAGGCGCGCCATATCGAAATTCTTCACTGGAACCGCAAGAGCTTATCCCGTATCTCCAAGAACGCCCGCCAGGATCAGGGAGTGGCTTTGGACCTGGCTCTGCCCCAATACAGCACCTGCGACGCCTTTATTCGCCAGCAAAGCTCCATCGCTAAAAAAACCCCCTTTGAACTACTGGCACTGGATGGCATTACCAACCCGCAAAATCTGGGTATGATTATCCGCTCCGCCTGTGCCGGCGGTATGGACGGTATTATTCTGCCGCGCAAGGGGTGTGCGCAGATAGATCCACTGGTGATCAAGGCCAGCACCGGTACCCTGTTCAAAACCCGTATCCTCCGTTGCGACACCCTGGCGGATGCTCTGGGAAATTTCCGCAAAACTGGTACCCAGATCCTTGGCCTCTCCTCCCATGGGTCAGTTACACTGACAGAGATCACCGGCAAAGCCCCCAGGATTTTTGTGCTGGGCAACGAAACCCACGGCGTTTGCGACGCCGTGGCAAGGCAGTGTAACCGGCTGTTGCACATACCGATGAAAAATGGGGTAGAGAGTATGAACGTGGCGGTAACCGCTGCGCTGATCAGTTTTCGCGGGCAGCTCTGA
- a CDS encoding IS5 family transposase (programmed frameshift): MEITTQQYKIIEDFLPLQRGNVKISNLQVLNAILYIAEHGCKWRGLPKKFGRWHSVYMRANRWAKQSVLDRVFLALQENNVINIQIDHISLDSTAVKVHPDGTGAFKKNGPQSIGKSRAGWTTKIHMIAAGHNRAVVFSLSPGQAGDAPEGRKLLKSLENCGWDGAKVIMDKAYEGNEARQLVFDLGMEPVVPPKSNRMSTWKYDVEAYKKRNEVERLFRRLKGFRRIFSRFDKLDVVFTFFIHFALIVDTLISVNRP; the protein is encoded by the exons ATGGAAATTACAACACAACAATACAAAATTATCGAAGATTTTTTGCCCCTCCAGCGCGGCAACGTGAAAATATCCAACTTACAAGTGCTGAACGCCATTCTTTACATAGCCGAGCATGGTTGCAAATGGCGAGGTCTGCCCAAGAAATTCGGCCGTTGGCACAGCGTCTACATGCGGGCGAATCGTTGGGCCAAGCAAAGTGTACTGGATAGGGTCTTTCTGGCCCTCCAGGAAAATAATGTGATCAATATCCAGATCGATCATATCTCTCTTGATTCTACAGCTGTTAAAGTTCATCCAGACGGCACTGGCGCGT TTAAAAAAAACGGTCCTCAATCTATCGGCAAATCACGAGCAGGATGGACCACCAAGATTCATATGATTGCAGCCGGCCACAACCGCGCCGTAGTATTTTCGCTGTCACCGGGACAGGCTGGAGACGCTCCGGAGGGCCGAAAGCTGCTGAAAAGCCTTGAGAACTGCGGTTGGGATGGTGCCAAAGTGATCATGGACAAGGCCTACGAGGGTAATGAAGCTCGGCAGTTGGTATTCGATCTGGGCATGGAACCTGTCGTGCCACCGAAGAGTAACCGAATGAGCACCTGGAAATACGACGTAGAGGCGTACAAAAAACGAAATGAAGTGGAGAGGCTGTTTCGACGCCTGAAGGGCTTCAGAAGAATTTTCTCTCGTTTTGACAAACTGGATGTCGTTTTCACATTTTTTATTCACTTTGCGCTTATTGTCGATACTTTAATTAGTGTTAACAGGCCCTAG